The following proteins are co-located in the Solanum pennellii chromosome 1, SPENNV200 genome:
- the LOC107030342 gene encoding bidirectional sugar transporter SWEET16-like: METLPFIIGIIGNIISVLMFLAPVGTFRRIVQNKSTEDFDSLPYICTLLNSSLWTYYGIIKPGSYLVSTVNGFGVIAETIYIALFLKFADQNMRKNTGILAGILNVVILATILLLAQFILYGEMRINVIGFLATCLNIIMYSSPLGVMKTVVRSKSVEYMPFLLSFFFFLNGGVWTLYAVLVRDWFLGVPNGMGWFLGAVQLVIYAIYRNPNPSVQDLEQGDQTEHLLPSSSTPTLY, from the exons ATGGAAACTCTTCCTTTCATCATTGGAATCATAg GCAACATCATTTCAGTTCTCATGTTTCTTGCACCAGt AGGGACATTCAGAAGAATAGTCCAGAATAAATCAACAGAGGATTTTGATAGCCTTCCATACATTTGTACATTGCTTAATTCATCTTTATGGACTTATTATGGAATTATTAAGCCAGGAAGCTACCTTGTATCTACTGTCAATGGCTTTGGAGTCATTGCTGAGACTATCTACATTGCTTTGTTCCTCAAATTTGCTGATCAAAATATGAGA aAAAATACAGGCATCCTAGCTGGGATTCTGAATGTGGTGATTTTAGCAACAATTCTATTATTGGCACAGTTCATTTTATATGGAGAGATGAGAATTAACGTTATTGGTTTCCTGGCCACATGTTTAAACATCATCATGTATAGTTCCCCTCTTGGTGTTATG aAAACAGTGGTGAGAAGTAAGAGTGTTGAGTATATGCCATTTCttctctcatttttctttttcttaaatggTGGCGTTTGGACATTGTACGCCGTGCTTGTGAGAGATTGGTTTCTTGGA GTACCAAATGGAATGGGATGGTTTCTTGGAGCAGTGCAGCTGGTTATATATGCAATTTACCGCAACCCAAATCCATCTGTTCAAGATTTAGAACAAGGAGATCAAACGGAACACTTGCTGCCATCTTCTTCCACCCCAACACTATACTAA